From the genome of Haloarcula taiwanensis:
CTTTGCCGCCGACGGCCCTGGCCTCGCGTGTGCCCACGTTCCCCGACGACGAGGCCAGACACGCCCTCGCCGCGGACTGCCAGCGCTGTCCCGAACTCGCCGCGAGCCGGACCTGCATCTCGTGGGGCAACGGCCCCCTGGACGCCGCTCTCGTGGTCGTCGGCGAAGCCCCGGCCGAGGGCGACCCGGAGGCCGAACGCTGGCGCGGCGGCAACCTGACGGGGCTGGCCTACACCTCGCGCCGTTCCGGCCGGAAAATCCGGCAGATACTCGCCGACGCCGGCTACGGCCGCGACGCCTGCTACTTCACGAACGCGGTGAAGTGCCACCCGCCGGAGAACCGCGACCCCACCGACGCGGAGCTGGCGAACTGCCGGCCGTACCTCGTCGAGGAGGTCGAGGCAGTGGAGCCGGCGGCGGTCGTGACGACCGGGAGACACGCCACGGAGACGGTGCTGTCCCTCGACGACACGTCCCTCGATGGGTTCCTCGATAGCGTGCTCGACCCCCGGCGGAGCGAGGCGCTTGGCGTCCCCGTCGTCCCGCTGCTCCACCCCTCGTATCAGGAGGTGTGGCTCTCGCGACTGGGCTACGACCGCACGGAGTACGTCGACGCCATCGCCGAGACGGTGGCCGGTGTCGCCGACACCTAGAACCTTCATGTGACCGCCGGACGCAGGGACGACCATGAGCGAGGACTGCATCTTCTGTCAGATTGTCGCCGGCGACATCCCCGGACGCACCGTCTACGAGGACGACACCGTGCTGGCGTTTCTGGACGCAAACCCCCTCTCGCCGGGTCACACGCTCGTCATCCCGAAGGCCCACCACGAGCGGCTGAACGACACGCCCGCCGACGTAGCGGGTGCGGTCATGTCGACCCTGCACGAACTCGTCCCCGCCGTCGAGGCGGCCGTCGACGCCCCCGCCAGTACGGTGGCGTTCAACAACGGCGAGGAAGCCGGTCAGGAGGTCCCCCACGTCCACGGCCACATCGTCCCGCGGTTCGAGGATGATGGCGGCCGCCCCATCCACGCGCTGGTCACCGACCGGCCCGACCTCTCCGAGGACGAACTGGACGCCATCGAGAGCGACATCGTCGCCCAGCGAGACTAAAATTCCGTATCTTTTTACCGAAAGGTAGTCGAACAGCGACGCATGGGGGTTCCGACGCTCGCGTTCGTTGGGTGTACCGGTGGTGCTGGCACGACGAGACTGACAGTCGAGGCGGCGGCGACGCTGGCCCGGGGCGGGCGGTCCGTTGCCGTCGTCGACGCGGCCTTCGGGACGCAGGGGCTGGCCACGTACGTCGACGGGCGACTCGACGCCGACGTGACCGCGGTGGCGGTCGGCGACGCGCCGGTCGAGGACGCGCTGTTCGAGTGGGATATCGACGCCGACGGGCGGGTCGCGCTCTGTCCGGCCCACGCGCCCTTCGAGCGCCTCGCCCGCGCCAAGACCGCCGAGAGCGCACAGGCGCTCGAACGGGCCATCGAGGAGTTGACCGGTCGGTTCGACCACGTCCTGCTGGACGTGCCCCCGGTCGCGTCGAACCCGGCCGTCGCCGCCGTCACGACCGCACAGCGGCGGGCGCTCGTTGTGCCGGCGAGCCAGCGGGGCAGCGACCTGCTCCCGAGACAGCGGGGCCGGCTGCGGGACATCGGCGCGCCGGCCACGGCCGTCGTCGCGACCCGTGTGGCCGGCGACGACGCCGAACCAATCGAGGACGCGGCACACACGGTGGGTCACATCGGAGCGGCCGCGCCCAGGCCGCTCGCGACCGACCCCGATACCGAGGTCGCGCCGGCCGTCGCCGCGATGACCGAGGATCTACTCGATACGGACCTCGGCCTGACCTTCGAGGACGACGGGCTGTTCTCTCGCTAGGGGAGCGGAACGACGACGACGGGGCGGTCGACCCGGGCGAACAGCTCCGCGGCCGTCGAGCCGACGCCGTCGCTGTCGTCGGTCCCGCGGTGGGGGCCGACGACGAGTTCGTCCGGGTCGTGCTCGTCGACGGCCGCCAGTAGCTCCGCGGCGGGTTCGCCCTCTCGCGTCTCTGTCGTTGGCGCGAACGCCGCGAGCCGCGAGCGGGCGACGTTGACGGCGTCACCGGCGTCGCGGGACGGCGCGTCGGGGTCGCGGACGGCGACCACGACGATTTCGTCGTCGGCTCCGGGGTCGAGCCGGTCCTGGAGGTAGTCGGCGGCGGCCGCGGTGACGTGGACGGAGCCGGTGGCGAGCAGAAACGTCGTCATGGGCTACCGTGGGGACCCGCCCGGCTTCGGGCTTTCGCTCGGCTCAGACGGCCGCCAGCAGAAGTTGGAGCGCCTTCGGTATCATGACGCCGACGACGAGCTGGGTCCACATCGTGAACGTTGCCGGGTACTCCTTGGTCCCGGTGACGAACTCGACCTGCTTGCGGTACCGGCGGTACTCCGCCGGGGGGCTGAGCGCGTCGAACGACCGGATGTCCCACGGCGCGTCGACGTGGTCCCTGGCCCGCCTGTCGAGGTCGTAGAGGAGTTCGCGCTTCTGTCGGGCCATGTGCTGGTGGAGGACGCAGATGCCGTAGGCCATGACGCCGACCGACAGGACCCAGACGGCCGTGAACGCGGCGTTGACCGCGAGGCCGGGCGCGTCCAGCGCGCTGTAACCGAGCGCCCCGCCGAGGATGTGCGGCCCGTACGTCGCGACGGCGTAGGCGACGAGCCCGACCATCAGGTAGTAGTAAGCCACTTTGACCAGTTCACCGACCGGTCGCATCCCGCCCAGTTGCTCGGGGTCTAAGTAATCGAGCGTCACGTCCGCCGCGGCGATTCGGCGGGGCAACAGCACCTCGACGGCGACGTAGGTCGCGAGAAACGACGCCAGCACCGGGACGTAGCCGAAGGGCGTCACGACGAGGAAGCGAAACACCCGCGTCGCGCCGCCGGCGGCGTAGAGCTGTGGCACGGTGAGGATGACGACGGCGACGACGAGCGTGAAGCCGGTCCCCAGGCCGACGAGCAGCCAGACGAGGCGGTCCGCGACCAGCCCGTCGAACCGCGAGGCGTCGTCGACGCGCGCCTCGATGTTGCTCCGGGCGAGCGCCCGGTCGTAGCGACGGTACAGCGACTCCGTCGCGAGCGCGGCCCCGAGCAACACCAGCGGTCTGACCAGCCACAGCGGGTTCTGGACGAACGTCAACACCTGCCCGGTGAGGAGGCGATACCCCTGCAGTCCGACCAGTTCCACGGCGACGACGGCGACGGCAAACCACGTGAGCGGCCCCCAGACCGCCGGCGTCCCGGTCGAGCGGTCGCCGGACGCGCCCAGTCTACCAGCGAGGCGGGCGAGCAGTGGTCGGCCTGCCCTGGGCCCCTGTCCTGAATTGTCACCGATACCCATACGCCAACTGTCGACGTGAGCGTGTAATCAAACTGGCGGCGAGACAGGCCACTCAGCGGTGACGTACCGGCCGGACTCGGCTTCGCTGTCCGAGAAACGCTATATAAATAGTGACGTGACCATGGCCGTCGTATGCACGTAGCGGACAGACGTTCAGGGACGGGACGCCGCGTACGACCATGTCCGGAACCGACACCGTCGGCGCGTCACGGTTCATCTGTCCGTTCTGCGAGCGGACGTTCGAGCGGTCGCGGACGGCGTGTTCGAACTGCGGCAGCACGGTCGTGCTCCCGCTCGAGAGCCAGTCCGCGTACGACAGCATCCTCGCGATGTGTGGGAAGTAGGTCGGACGCGACCGACCGCCGGCCCGGGGGCGTCACCGACGGGCTTACATACAGCCCAACCTGTACCCGAGAGCGTGCGCGTCGAGAACAGTTTCATCGGTACCGACGGCGTCGGGGAGAAGACCGAGCGGTCCATCTGGGAGCGGGGCGTCACCCACTGGGACGAGTTCGAACCGTCCGTCGTCGGCGGGCAGCGCGGCGACCGCATCCAGCAGTTCATTGACGAGGGGCGCGAGCGGGTCGCCGAGACCGACGTGGCCTACTTCGACCGGGCGTTTCCCAGCAGCGAGCGCTGGCGGCTGTACGAGACCTTCCGCGAGCGGGCCTGTTTCTTCGACATCGAGACGACCGGACTCGACCAGGACCGAAATCAGGTGACGACGGTGAGCCTCCACCAGGACGGCGACACAGAGACGCTGATAGCCGGCGACGACCTGACGACCGAGAACCTCCGGGCCGCGTTCGACGGCGCGGATCTGCTGGTGACGTTCAACGGCAAGCGCTTCGACGTGCCCTTCCTCGAAGCGAACTTCGACGTCGACCTCGACCGGCCGCACCTGGACCTCATGTACACCTGCAAGAAAATCGGGCTCTCGGGCGGGCTCAAACAGGTCGAGCAGGACATCGGCATCGAGCGCGACCGGCCGGACATCTCGGGCCGGGACGCGGTCCGTCTCTGGCGGGAACACGAGCAGGGCCGTGACGGTGCACTCGAAACGCTGGTGTCGTACAACCGGGAGGACACAGTGAACCTCAAGACGCTGGCCGAAACCGCGACCGAGCGCCTCGACGAAGAAGTTTTCGTCGGTTGAGACCGCGGACGGGAACCGTCACCATACCCCCATCGTTTCAGGTGGAACGGGGAGCCGACGCCCGACTGGGTCGGCTATCGGCTCCAGAAGGGCGTGTGTCCGTGGCCGAGCAGGATAGCCGCGACGTGCCAGGCGACGAGTTCGACGAACAGCCCCGTGTCCTGGCCCGTGCCGACGCCGTAGAGCGACGGGAGATAGCAAAGCGGCAACACTACCGCGCTCCAGAACGCGACCGGACGGACGCCGGCGAGCGTCACGGTCCAGACGCCCCGAGCCGCGAACGCGAGCGTATCGAGGTATCGGCCGGCGTCCGTCGCCCCCAGGCTGTCGGTGTCGCTCTGGCGGGGGAGCGAGGGGTTATCGCTGTTCGACGACCCCACCGTCGCTCACCCTGTCTGGCCTCGGTATCATCGGTCGAAACAACAGTATACCGCACCTAATCGGTGGTTGCTACACATATAAGCGGACGCGTCGGCGCGGCTACGTGTATTCACCGTCCCAATCGGTGTCATCGGGTGTCACACCGGGTTCACGGCGCCCGCACAGTCCGGGCACTCGGCGAGCATCCGGGGCCAGTCGCCGGCCGTGTCGTAGGCGATGACGAGGTTCGCCGCCGGAATCGTCACGTCACAGGCCGGGCACTTCCCGAGCGGTGGGTCGGCCGTCTCTATGTCACTGTTCCACATACGACGAGCTACACACGCTAAACGTATTGTTACCAACCTCCTACGGCGCGTCTCACTCCCCGTCCCGCGGCGGCCGCTTCGAAAGCCGGTCGAACCGGCGCTGGGCCTCGCTCGCCCGGTCGACGGTTTCGTCGGCCTCGTAGGTCACGTCCGCGAGCGCCGCGTCGGCGACGGTTACTTCGAGGACGGCGTCGGCCGTCCGCGCCTCGGCCGGCAGTTCGGCCGCCTCGATGTCGA
Proteins encoded in this window:
- a CDS encoding cell division inhibitor, translating into MGVPTLAFVGCTGGAGTTRLTVEAAATLARGGRSVAVVDAAFGTQGLATYVDGRLDADVTAVAVGDAPVEDALFEWDIDADGRVALCPAHAPFERLARAKTAESAQALERAIEELTGRFDHVLLDVPPVASNPAVAAVTTAQRRALVVPASQRGSDLLPRQRGRLRDIGAPATAVVATRVAGDDAEPIEDAAHTVGHIGAAAPRPLATDPDTEVAPAVAAMTEDLLDTDLGLTFEDDGLFSR
- a CDS encoding exonuclease, with amino-acid sequence MRVENSFIGTDGVGEKTERSIWERGVTHWDEFEPSVVGGQRGDRIQQFIDEGRERVAETDVAYFDRAFPSSERWRLYETFRERACFFDIETTGLDQDRNQVTTVSLHQDGDTETLIAGDDLTTENLRAAFDGADLLVTFNGKRFDVPFLEANFDVDLDRPHLDLMYTCKKIGLSGGLKQVEQDIGIERDRPDISGRDAVRLWREHEQGRDGALETLVSYNREDTVNLKTLAETATERLDEEVFVG
- a CDS encoding uracil-DNA glycosylase, encoding MPTFPDDEARHALAADCQRCPELAASRTCISWGNGPLDAALVVVGEAPAEGDPEAERWRGGNLTGLAYTSRRSGRKIRQILADAGYGRDACYFTNAVKCHPPENRDPTDAELANCRPYLVEEVEAVEPAAVVTTGRHATETVLSLDDTSLDGFLDSVLDPRRSEALGVPVVPLLHPSYQEVWLSRLGYDRTEYVDAIAETVAGVADT
- a CDS encoding HIT family protein, giving the protein MSEDCIFCQIVAGDIPGRTVYEDDTVLAFLDANPLSPGHTLVIPKAHHERLNDTPADVAGAVMSTLHELVPAVEAAVDAPASTVAFNNGEEAGQEVPHVHGHIVPRFEDDGGRPIHALVTDRPDLSEDELDAIESDIVAQRD